From a single Miscanthus floridulus cultivar M001 chromosome 8, ASM1932011v1, whole genome shotgun sequence genomic region:
- the LOC136477590 gene encoding cryptochrome-1-like isoform X2: protein MSASQSSMSGAGEPGMRTVVWFRRDLRVEDNPALAAAARTAGEVVPAYVWAPEEDGPYYPGRVSRWWLSQSLKHLDASLRRLGAGRLITRRSNDAVVALLDLVRSTGATHLFFNHLYDPLSLVRDHRVKEQLTAEGITVQSFNADLLYEPWEVLDDDGCPFTMFAPFWNRCLCMPDPAAPLLPPKRINSGDLSRCSWDELIFEDESERGSNALLARAWSPGWQNADKALTAFLNGPLMDYSVNRKKADSASTSLLSPYLHFGELSVRKVFHQVRMKQLMWSNDGNHAGEESCTLFLRSIGLREYSRYLTFNHPCSHEKPLLSHLRFFPWVVNEVYFKVWRQGRTGYPLVDAGMRELWATGWVHDRIRVVVSSFFVKVLQLPWRWGMKYFWDTLLDADLESDALGWQYISGSLPDGRELDRIDNPQFEGYKFDPHGEYVRRWLPELARLPTEWIHHPWDAPESVLQAAGVELGSNYPRPIVELDAANSRLQDALSEMWELEAASRAAMENGMEEGLGDSTDEPPIDFPQELRMEVDRQPVQPAIHTPAVAGWRREDQMVPSMTSSFIRAETELTADFGNTSEDSRPEVPSNIHLQARAEREETVDGGTGNTVRMNGNHQQQNLQNNMHRVLGIAPSVSEASSSWTGREGGVVPVWSPPAASAHSDPYAADEADISSRSYLDRHPESHTMMNWSQLSQSL, encoded by the exons ATGTCAGCATCGCAGTCCTCGATGAGCGGCGCCGGGGAGCCGGGGATGCGGACGGTGGTCTGGTTCAGGCGAGACCTGCGTGTGGAGGACAACCCGGCGCTGGCGGCAGCCGCTCGGACGGCCGGGGAGGTCGTGCCGGCGTACGTGTGGGCGCCCGAGGAGGACGGGCCCTACTACCCCGGCAGGGTGTCCCGGTGGTGGCTCAGCCAAAGCCTCAAGCACCTGGACGCCTCGCTCCGCCGGCTCGGCGCCGGCCGCCTCATCACCCGCCGCTCCAACGACGCTGTCGTCGCGCTGCTCGACCTCGTCCGCAGCACCGGCGCCACCCACCTCTTTTTCAACCACCTCTACG ACCCGCTGTCGCTGGTCCGGGACCACCGCGTGAAGGAGCAGCTGACGGCCGAGGGCATCACTGTGCAGTCCTTCAACGCTGATCTGCTGTACGAGCCGTGGGAGGTCCTCGACGACGACGGCTGCCCCTTCACCATGTTCGCTCCATTCTGGAACAGGTGCCTGTGCATGCCGGACCCCGCCGCACCACTGCTGCCACCCAAGAGGATCAATTCAG GTGACTTATCGAGGTGTTCGTGGGACGAGCTGATCTTTGAAGACGAGTCCGAGAGGGGCAGCAACGCGCTGCTTGCGCGGGCGTGGTCACCAGGGTGGCAGAATGCTGACAAGGCACTgacggccttcctcaacggtccGCTGATGGACTACTCCGTGAACCGCAAGAAGGCCGACAGTGCCAGCACGTCCCTGCTGTCTCCGTACCTGCACTTCGGCGAGCTCAGCGTCCGCAAGGTCTTCCACCAGGTCCGGATGAAGCAGCTGATGTGGAGCAACGACGGCAACCATGCTGGCGAGGAGAGCTGCACCCTATTCCTCCGCTCCATCGGCCTGCGGGAGTACTCGAGGTACCTCACCTTCAACCACCCCTGCAGCCACGAGAAGCCCCTTCTGTCGCACCTCAGGTTCTTCCCCTGGGTCGTCAATGAGGTGTACTTCAAGGTTTGGAGGCAAGGGAGGACTGGCTACCCTCTTGTCGACGCTGGCATGAGGGAGCTCTGGGCCACCGGGTGGGTCCATGACCGGATACGTGTCGTTGTCTCTAGCTTCTTTGTCAAGGTACTCCAGCTGCCATGGCGCTGGGGGATGAAGTACTTCTGGGACACCTTGCTGGATGCTGACCTTGAGAGTGACGCACTAGGCTGGCAGTATATTTCTGGGTCTCTCCCTGATGGCCGTGAGCTTGACCGCATTGACAACCCTCAG TTTGAAGGGTACAAGTTTGATCCGCATGGGGAGTACGTACGGCGATGGCTACCGGAGTTGGCGAGGCTGCCAACAGAATGGATACACCACCCCTGGGATGCACCAGAGTCTGTGCTTCAGGCTGCAGGAGTTGAGCTAGGCTCCAACTACCCACGCCCCATTGTTGAGTTAGATGCTGCCAATTCCAGGTTGCAGGATGCCCTGTCAGAGATGTGGGAGCTTGAGGCAGCCTCTCGTGCTGCGATGGAGAATGGAATGGAAGAAGGCCTCGGTGATTCCACAGATGAGCCACCGATCGACTTCCCTCAAGAATTACGGATGGAAGTGGACAGACAACCGGTTCAACCTGCTATCCACACACCGGCAGTGGCTGGTTGGAGACGAGAAGATCAGATGGTGCCTAGCATGACCTCCTCATTCATTAGAGCCGAAACCGAACTCACTGCAGATTTTGGCAACACCAGTGAGGACAGTAGGCCAGAAGTGCCATCAAACATTCATTTGCAGGCTCGGGCAGAGAGAGAAGAAACAGTTGACGGTGGCACTGGCAATACTGTCAGGATGAATGGCAACCATCAGCAGCAGAATCTTCAGAACAACATGCACCGTGTGCTAGGTATTGCTCCATCAGTTTCAGAGGCATCGAGCAGCTGGACGGGCAGGGAAGGTGGAGTGGTACCGGTCTGGTCACCTCCGGCAGCTTCGGCACATTCTGATCCTTATGCTGCCGATGAGGCTGACATTTCCAGTAGGAGTTATTTGGACAGGCATCCAGAATCACATACGATGATGAACTGGAGTCAACTCTCTCAGTCATTGTGA
- the LOC136477590 gene encoding cryptochrome-1-like isoform X1 has product MSASQSSMSGAGEPGMRTVVWFRRDLRVEDNPALAAAARTAGEVVPAYVWAPEEDGPYYPGRVSRWWLSQSLKHLDASLRRLGAGRLITRRSNDAVVALLDLVRSTGATHLFFNHLYDPLSLVRDHRVKEQLTAEGITVQSFNADLLYEPWEVLDDDGCPFTMFAPFWNRCLCMPDPAAPLLPPKRINSGDLSRCSWDELIFEDESERGSNALLARAWSPGWQNADKALTAFLNGPLMDYSVNRKKADSASTSLLSPYLHFGELSVRKVFHQVRMKQLMWSNDGNHAGEESCTLFLRSIGLREYSRYLTFNHPCSHEKPLLSHLRFFPWVVNEVYFKVWRQGRTGYPLVDAGMRELWATGWVHDRIRVVVSSFFVKVLQLPWRWGMKYFWDTLLDADLESDALGWQYISGSLPDGRELDRIDNPQFEGYKFDPHGEYVRRWLPELARLPTEWIHHPWDAPESVLQAAGVELGSNYPRPIVELDAANSRLQDALSEMWELEAASRAAMENGMEEGLGDSTDEPPIDFPQELRMEVDRQPVQPAIHTPAVAGWRREDQMVPSMTSSFIRAETELTADFGNTSEDSRPEVPSNIHLQARAEREETVDGGTGNTVRMNGNHQQQNLQNNMHRVLGIAPSVSEASSSWTGREGGVVPVWSPPAASAHSDPYAADEADISSRSYLDRHPESHTMMNWSQLSQSLTTGWEVDN; this is encoded by the exons ATGTCAGCATCGCAGTCCTCGATGAGCGGCGCCGGGGAGCCGGGGATGCGGACGGTGGTCTGGTTCAGGCGAGACCTGCGTGTGGAGGACAACCCGGCGCTGGCGGCAGCCGCTCGGACGGCCGGGGAGGTCGTGCCGGCGTACGTGTGGGCGCCCGAGGAGGACGGGCCCTACTACCCCGGCAGGGTGTCCCGGTGGTGGCTCAGCCAAAGCCTCAAGCACCTGGACGCCTCGCTCCGCCGGCTCGGCGCCGGCCGCCTCATCACCCGCCGCTCCAACGACGCTGTCGTCGCGCTGCTCGACCTCGTCCGCAGCACCGGCGCCACCCACCTCTTTTTCAACCACCTCTACG ACCCGCTGTCGCTGGTCCGGGACCACCGCGTGAAGGAGCAGCTGACGGCCGAGGGCATCACTGTGCAGTCCTTCAACGCTGATCTGCTGTACGAGCCGTGGGAGGTCCTCGACGACGACGGCTGCCCCTTCACCATGTTCGCTCCATTCTGGAACAGGTGCCTGTGCATGCCGGACCCCGCCGCACCACTGCTGCCACCCAAGAGGATCAATTCAG GTGACTTATCGAGGTGTTCGTGGGACGAGCTGATCTTTGAAGACGAGTCCGAGAGGGGCAGCAACGCGCTGCTTGCGCGGGCGTGGTCACCAGGGTGGCAGAATGCTGACAAGGCACTgacggccttcctcaacggtccGCTGATGGACTACTCCGTGAACCGCAAGAAGGCCGACAGTGCCAGCACGTCCCTGCTGTCTCCGTACCTGCACTTCGGCGAGCTCAGCGTCCGCAAGGTCTTCCACCAGGTCCGGATGAAGCAGCTGATGTGGAGCAACGACGGCAACCATGCTGGCGAGGAGAGCTGCACCCTATTCCTCCGCTCCATCGGCCTGCGGGAGTACTCGAGGTACCTCACCTTCAACCACCCCTGCAGCCACGAGAAGCCCCTTCTGTCGCACCTCAGGTTCTTCCCCTGGGTCGTCAATGAGGTGTACTTCAAGGTTTGGAGGCAAGGGAGGACTGGCTACCCTCTTGTCGACGCTGGCATGAGGGAGCTCTGGGCCACCGGGTGGGTCCATGACCGGATACGTGTCGTTGTCTCTAGCTTCTTTGTCAAGGTACTCCAGCTGCCATGGCGCTGGGGGATGAAGTACTTCTGGGACACCTTGCTGGATGCTGACCTTGAGAGTGACGCACTAGGCTGGCAGTATATTTCTGGGTCTCTCCCTGATGGCCGTGAGCTTGACCGCATTGACAACCCTCAG TTTGAAGGGTACAAGTTTGATCCGCATGGGGAGTACGTACGGCGATGGCTACCGGAGTTGGCGAGGCTGCCAACAGAATGGATACACCACCCCTGGGATGCACCAGAGTCTGTGCTTCAGGCTGCAGGAGTTGAGCTAGGCTCCAACTACCCACGCCCCATTGTTGAGTTAGATGCTGCCAATTCCAGGTTGCAGGATGCCCTGTCAGAGATGTGGGAGCTTGAGGCAGCCTCTCGTGCTGCGATGGAGAATGGAATGGAAGAAGGCCTCGGTGATTCCACAGATGAGCCACCGATCGACTTCCCTCAAGAATTACGGATGGAAGTGGACAGACAACCGGTTCAACCTGCTATCCACACACCGGCAGTGGCTGGTTGGAGACGAGAAGATCAGATGGTGCCTAGCATGACCTCCTCATTCATTAGAGCCGAAACCGAACTCACTGCAGATTTTGGCAACACCAGTGAGGACAGTAGGCCAGAAGTGCCATCAAACATTCATTTGCAGGCTCGGGCAGAGAGAGAAGAAACAGTTGACGGTGGCACTGGCAATACTGTCAGGATGAATGGCAACCATCAGCAGCAGAATCTTCAGAACAACATGCACCGTGTGCTAGGTATTGCTCCATCAGTTTCAGAGGCATCGAGCAGCTGGACGGGCAGGGAAGGTGGAGTGGTACCGGTCTGGTCACCTCCGGCAGCTTCGGCACATTCTGATCCTTATGCTGCCGATGAGGCTGACATTTCCAGTAGGAGTTATTTGGACAGGCATCCAGAATCACATACGATGATGAACTGGAGTCAACTCTCTCAGTCATT GACAACAGGGTGGGAAGTGGATAATTAG